The Trichosurus vulpecula isolate mTriVul1 chromosome 3, mTriVul1.pri, whole genome shotgun sequence genome includes a window with the following:
- the LOC118844310 gene encoding folate receptor alpha-like: MTQPGWGLLFLGLLAMAHGLRKGNDLLNVCMDAKQHKSEPGREDDLHYQCSPWKKKACCTANTSRAAHEDTSHLYHCGKMTPACMRHFIQDNCLYECSPNLGPWIQPVSSSWRREGMLNVPLCKEDCDQWWEDCQTSYTCKENWNKGWNWTSGINQCPVKAACHPFTFYFPTPASLYENVWGHSYNVSSFGRGSGKCIHMWFDPAQGNPNEPVAKYYAFAFAFASAPGIFSWGASFPFLTLTLLLLLWG, encoded by the coding sequence ATGACTCAACCAGGATGGGGGTTGCTGTTCCTAGGCCTCTTGGCCATGGCTCATGGACTTCGGAAGGGTAATGATCTGCTCAATGTCTGCATGGATGCTAAACAACACAAGTCAGAGCCTGGTCGAGAAGATGACCTTCATTACCAGTGTAGCCCATGGAAGAAAAAAGCCTGCTGCACAGCAAACACAAGCCGTGCTGCCCATGAAGACACCTCCCACCTGTACCACTGTGGAAAGATGACTCCAGCCTGCATGCGCCACTTTATCCAGGACAATTGTCTCTATGAATGCTCCCCTAACTTAGGCCCCTGGATCCAGCCGGTGTCCTCAagctggaggagggaagggatgcTCAATGTTCCCCTGTGCAAGGAGGACTGTGACCAGTGGTGGGAGGATTGCCAAACCTCATATACCTGCAAAGAGAACTGGAACAAAGGCTGGAATTGGACTTCAGGGATTAACCAGTGTCCAGTTAAGGCTGCCTGCCATCCTTTCACATTTTATTTCCCAACACCAGCCTCCCTATATGAGAACGTTTGGGGTCACTCttataatgtaagctcttttgGCCGAGGCAGTGGCAAATGTATCCACATGTGGTTTGACCCAGCCCAGGGAAACCCCAATGAACCTGTGGCTAAATATTATGCCTTTGCCTTTGCCTTTGCCTCTGCCCCAGGCATCTTCAGTTGGGGGGCCAGTTTCCCCTTCTTGACTTTGACACTCCTGTTGCTTCTCTGGGGTTAA